One part of the Mesorhizobium sp. M4B.F.Ca.ET.058.02.1.1 genome encodes these proteins:
- a CDS encoding sulfotransferase domain-containing protein, protein MFHPLPEELRDIAGQPFPLYPCSNESWSIKPTAGRSSSRVMICSIPKAGTHLYARLLGLLGLVQSDVFFNKDYLGDFRFVDVERARFTHSENILWIPIEISSRFIQPGQFGYGHLPCDIGTRHCLADFKIVFLSREMRAAIVSQMRYVGDSDWCPPERAEITWRNEPDGPDKMLKYFDEIAPFIFNDRCHPVAPWADQENVLGLSYEQIIGDQGREVQLETIRRIVEFCEIERPPQPELILNQLIGQQTFTLSSGRTSWEACWNAEIEARFTALGGTRLNERFGFGS, encoded by the coding sequence ATGTTTCACCCGCTTCCAGAAGAGCTGCGCGATATCGCGGGTCAACCCTTTCCACTTTATCCCTGCTCGAATGAATCTTGGTCAATCAAGCCGACGGCCGGCCGCTCAAGCTCGCGGGTTATGATATGTTCCATTCCGAAGGCGGGCACCCACCTATATGCCCGTCTGCTTGGACTGCTCGGGCTTGTACAGTCGGATGTGTTCTTTAATAAAGACTATCTTGGAGACTTCCGCTTTGTGGATGTCGAGCGAGCTCGCTTCACTCATTCCGAAAATATTCTATGGATACCGATCGAGATATCCTCGCGCTTTATTCAGCCCGGTCAGTTTGGCTATGGGCATCTACCGTGCGACATCGGCACTCGCCATTGTTTAGCGGATTTCAAGATCGTCTTTCTTTCGCGCGAAATGCGTGCGGCAATTGTGTCGCAGATGCGATATGTAGGTGACAGCGATTGGTGCCCGCCTGAGAGGGCTGAGATTACGTGGCGCAATGAGCCGGACGGACCTGACAAAATGCTGAAGTACTTCGATGAGATCGCGCCTTTCATTTTCAATGATCGCTGCCATCCAGTGGCACCGTGGGCGGATCAGGAGAATGTTCTTGGATTGAGCTATGAGCAGATCATAGGCGACCAAGGACGCGAAGTTCAGCTCGAGACCATTCGCAGAATTGTAGAGTTTTGCGAGATCGAGCGGCCGCCGCAGCCTGAGCTGATCTTAAACCAGCTAATCGGACAGCAGACCTTCACCCTGTCCAGCGGGCGAACTTCGTGGGAGGCTTGCTGGAATGCCGAGATCGAGGCGCGGTTTACCGCGCTGGGAGGGACGAGACTCAACGAGCGATTCGGATTTGGTTCGTAG
- a CDS encoding methyltransferase — MSELDRIRTTLRTSQQATFPRQMQAFGLDLVVQEGVFPPEHFQSWRWISENFPPFDGKTVLEIGCGFGLPGLLLAKTGALSLLTCDINPRAVANTLENAARNGISNVEVIASDIFNNVPPGRRFDIIFWNYPSSYAPEDYEFVHDLEGGAIDPGYNLLERFLSDGPRFLTESGRIVLGFGTNARDDLLEKIAGSNDLTSVLLRAGTYPDVNVTYRLFSISKKATSA, encoded by the coding sequence ATGAGCGAACTTGATCGTATCAGGACAACGCTTCGGACAAGTCAACAAGCCACTTTCCCGCGTCAGATGCAGGCATTCGGACTGGATCTGGTCGTACAGGAAGGGGTTTTTCCTCCAGAGCACTTCCAGAGTTGGCGTTGGATTAGCGAGAATTTTCCCCCATTCGACGGAAAGACCGTCTTAGAAATCGGCTGCGGTTTCGGTCTTCCCGGCCTTCTGTTGGCAAAGACTGGCGCGCTGTCGTTGCTGACTTGTGACATCAATCCGAGGGCCGTCGCGAACACGTTGGAGAATGCTGCAAGAAACGGCATTAGTAACGTCGAGGTCATCGCAAGCGATATATTTAACAATGTTCCACCTGGCAGAAGGTTCGACATCATATTTTGGAACTACCCGTCGAGCTACGCTCCAGAAGATTACGAGTTTGTCCACGACCTCGAAGGTGGTGCGATCGATCCAGGGTACAACTTGCTCGAGAGATTTCTTTCAGATGGCCCAAGGTTCCTTACGGAATCAGGTCGTATCGTTCTTGGGTTCGGCACTAATGCCCGTGACGACCTTCTTGAAAAGATTGCGGGTTCAAATGATCTCACATCTGTGCTTCTGCGAGCCGGGACCTATCCCGACGTCAACGTAACTTACAGGCTGTTCTCAATATCAAAGAAGGCCACAAGCGCATGA
- a CDS encoding nucleoside-diphosphate kinase, with amino-acid sequence MYGPEVARSGLTSLLDEFIRRRTGLELSERFFSIHSRKSIDAFYTLTCSTGGKHWPLVLDLFDMRPVCATIWSGPNALHLSQKLKGNTQPAQALSGTVRSLFFCDNPVTNLLHVSDSHQVMDAELRILRCRSLGDEATAWISLDSGYIAHSSFQMLLNVLGDRGAAPMPDNRSDGSAFAHARFCYDRALLTAAKSGLTTAVQRYFQGDRAGLEGLFRYAPLRSSWDRLILEAGLFSMPLWNCLLKRTVDAVEPGKQPGMAPRRKAGEQ; translated from the coding sequence GTGTATGGCCCGGAAGTCGCGCGCTCTGGCCTAACCTCGCTGCTCGACGAATTTATTCGCCGGCGAACCGGTTTGGAACTCTCGGAACGGTTCTTTTCGATTCATAGTCGCAAATCCATTGATGCGTTTTATACCCTTACCTGTTCCACCGGCGGGAAGCATTGGCCATTGGTGCTGGACTTATTCGACATGCGTCCGGTTTGCGCCACGATCTGGAGCGGACCTAATGCGCTGCACTTGTCGCAAAAACTGAAGGGTAACACACAGCCGGCCCAGGCTTTATCCGGCACCGTACGTAGTCTCTTTTTCTGCGATAATCCCGTGACGAACCTCCTTCATGTGAGCGATAGTCATCAAGTAATGGATGCTGAGCTGAGAATACTTAGGTGCCGGTCGTTGGGCGACGAAGCGACTGCTTGGATTTCTCTCGATTCCGGCTACATTGCCCATTCATCTTTCCAAATGTTGCTAAACGTTCTCGGCGACAGGGGAGCTGCGCCGATGCCGGACAATCGGAGTGATGGTAGCGCGTTTGCCCACGCAAGATTCTGTTACGACAGAGCACTCCTAACCGCAGCAAAGTCGGGCCTAACGACAGCCGTCCAGCGGTATTTCCAGGGGGATCGAGCCGGTCTAGAAGGCCTCTTCCGGTATGCACCCCTCCGCTCATCTTGGGACCGCCTCATTCTTGAGGCCGGTCTGTTTTCAATGCCTCTTTGGAATTGCTTACTGAAGCGAACCGTTGATGCCGTCGAGCCGGGAAAACAACCAGGCATGGCACCGCGCCGGAAGGCCGGAGAACAATGA
- a CDS encoding MurR/RpiR family transcriptional regulator, with protein MLLDIIYDAINTAPNALARIALYVAQDPEAVLALSIADLARNTATGSASIVRFCRTLGLSGFREFKIALSGEIERRKLSGELAERAPSEAVDTAPRIAILSSALQNSISASARGFDDLQISGFANRIRAARRVELFGTGPSSVCADILAMRLICLGFPAHCSGSATVSHALARGLGSLSLAIGISSRGHTVETKDFLAIARETGAYTIAITTRVDCPIARTADEVVLFTSAEAWPQAGSAMHVPPLVLLSEYLCQCLQMAEV; from the coding sequence TTGCTGCTAGACATCATCTATGATGCAATTAACACGGCTCCGAATGCGCTCGCACGTATAGCTCTGTATGTTGCACAAGACCCCGAGGCTGTTCTGGCGCTGTCCATTGCCGACCTTGCGCGCAACACCGCTACCGGTTCTGCTTCAATTGTAAGATTTTGCCGAACCTTGGGACTCTCGGGATTTCGCGAGTTTAAGATTGCGCTCAGCGGCGAAATTGAGCGGCGGAAGTTGAGCGGCGAACTGGCTGAACGCGCGCCATCAGAAGCTGTAGACACAGCTCCTCGGATCGCCATCCTCAGTTCTGCTTTACAAAACTCAATTTCCGCGTCCGCTCGTGGTTTTGACGACCTTCAAATTAGTGGGTTTGCCAACCGCATCCGAGCGGCCCGACGCGTCGAACTGTTCGGCACGGGGCCGTCATCCGTCTGCGCTGATATTCTGGCCATGCGACTGATCTGCCTAGGTTTCCCCGCACATTGCTCGGGGTCCGCCACCGTGTCTCACGCTCTCGCGCGAGGGCTTGGCTCGTTGAGCCTCGCCATTGGCATTTCGTCGCGTGGCCACACTGTGGAAACCAAGGATTTTCTGGCTATTGCGCGCGAAACCGGAGCATACACGATTGCCATTACGACCCGCGTTGACTGCCCGATCGCCCGGACTGCGGACGAGGTGGTATTGTTTACCTCGGCTGAGGCTTGGCCACAGGCCGGGTCGGCGATGCACGTGCCGCCTCTGGTGTTGCTGAGCGAATATCTTTGCCAGTGTCTGCAGATGGCGGAAGTCTGA